The Gemmata palustris genome includes a region encoding these proteins:
- a CDS encoding DUF4007 family protein, whose product MPLKNDSFGFTRHWLVAAFRELPRQPDLFAAKKMSTARKSFLAGSNQLTAIKNWLKAGGVTESKGSNTTLTELGQLMAAQDARAEMAWTWWLFHLHLCTNPDAFPYTGFFHIYDTEGRWVSLDDITDCLAQSAEEKQIGISKETVSSYFSGVAQTFQTGGFVNELGLLEERTVGDGRGGRKVRRRLTKAEDLLVAYAAVLFQRQHYPNQATVEAREILGKGFARVLGLRESDVRESLSRITTHKDYGQFVQYRQQVNQDSIQFLRPAEATLRDLRLTGYRSHAVKWQ is encoded by the coding sequence ATGCCGCTGAAGAACGACAGTTTTGGATTCACGCGGCACTGGCTGGTCGCGGCGTTTAGGGAGCTGCCTCGCCAGCCCGACCTGTTCGCGGCCAAGAAGATGTCCACCGCCCGGAAGTCATTCCTCGCGGGGAGCAACCAGCTCACCGCCATAAAGAACTGGCTTAAGGCGGGCGGGGTCACCGAGTCGAAGGGCAGCAACACGACGCTGACGGAGCTGGGGCAGCTCATGGCCGCCCAGGACGCCCGTGCAGAGATGGCCTGGACGTGGTGGCTGTTTCACCTGCACCTGTGCACGAACCCCGACGCCTTCCCGTACACGGGGTTTTTCCACATCTACGACACCGAGGGGCGTTGGGTCTCTCTTGATGATATCACCGATTGCCTCGCGCAGAGCGCCGAGGAGAAGCAAATCGGCATCTCGAAAGAGACCGTGAGCTCCTACTTCAGTGGGGTCGCGCAGACCTTCCAAACGGGCGGCTTCGTGAACGAACTTGGGCTGCTGGAGGAGCGGACGGTCGGAGACGGGCGAGGCGGCCGCAAGGTCCGCCGCCGCCTCACGAAGGCCGAAGACCTGCTCGTCGCCTACGCAGCCGTGCTGTTCCAGCGCCAGCACTACCCGAACCAAGCCACGGTCGAAGCCCGGGAGATCCTCGGGAAAGGGTTCGCGCGGGTGTTGGGCCTGCGAGAATCGGACGTGCGGGAGTCACTGTCCCGCATCACCACACATAAGGATTACGGGCAGTTCGTGCAGTACCGCCAGCAGGTGAATCAGGACTCCATCCAATTCCTACGCCCCGCCGAAGCGACCCTGCGCGATCTCCGGCTAACCGGCTACCGGAGCCATGCGGTCAAATGGCAGTAA